The following are encoded in a window of Salvelinus fontinalis isolate EN_2023a chromosome 40, ASM2944872v1, whole genome shotgun sequence genomic DNA:
- the LOC129839724 gene encoding E3 ubiquitin-protein ligase TRIM21-like, with protein MASPSSLLSEEQFQCSICLDVFTDPVSIPCGHNFCKACIKGYWDSTGLFQCPLCKQIFLIRPEPNVNRTLRGVAELFKGLKVKDREDFATEPGEVVCDVCTGRKRKALKSCLVCLTSYCESHLEPHHIAPALKRHQLIDPVKNLEDRVCKKHNKLLELFCRTDQTCVCQFCSETDHKAHNSVPLEEECDQRKSQLGKTEAQVKQMIQERLQKVKEIKHSVDLSKKHTEREMSDKVQIFTALVHSIDKCKAELICVTEQKQEATEQWAEGIIKELEQEITELKRISSELGQLTHTKDHLQLLQSSPSWCLPVKAKDWSEISVESHLHMGYMKRAVSQLEDKLTSEVKRFHNEMENELKKLCDAEMEIPQYAVNVTLDPDTAYPELILSVDGKQVRCGDQSQNLSNNPKRFTYIYSVLGKEGFSSGKSYYEVQVKGKTEWDVGVATESINRQEWLPLSHEDGVWTLGLSTNNYYEANDPKVQLSLKKKPQTVGVFVDYEEGRVSIYDVDATARSHICSFTGHKFTEKLYPYFHCGYPDGEKNIAPLVISPVSQMTGPVLH; from the coding sequence ATGGCATCCCCCAGCAGTCTCCTGTCTGAAGAGCAGTTCCAGTGCTCTATCTGTCTGGATGTGTTCACTGACCCAGTCTCCATCCCATGTGGACACAACTTCTGCAAGGCCTGTATCAAAGGGTACTGGGATAGCACGGGCCTGTTCCAGTGTCCCCTCTGTAAGCAGATATTCCTCATAAGACCTGAACCGAATGTCAACAGAACACTCAGAGGAGTCGCAGAACTTTTTAAGGGATTGaaggtgaaagacagagaggattTCGCTACAGAGCctggagaagtggtctgtgatgtcTGCACTGGCAGGAAGCGCAAGGCTCTGAAGTCCTGCCTGGTTTGTCTGACCTCGTACTGTGAGTCTCATCTGGAGCCTCATCACATAGCCCCAGCCCTGAAGAGACACCAACTGATCGACCCTGTAAAGAACCTTGAAGACAGGGTATGTAAGAAGCACAACAAACTCCTCGAGCTGTTCTGTAGGACTGACCAGACATGTGTGTGTCAGTTCTGCTCTGAGACTGACCACAAGGCTCACAACAGCGTACCTCTGGAAGAAGAATGTGACCAAAGGAAGTCTCAGCTTGGGAAGACAGAGGCACAAGTGAAGCAGATGATTCAGGAGCGACTGCAGAAGGTTAAGGAGATCAAACACTCAGTAGATCTCAGCAAAAAACACACCGAGAGGGAGATGTCTGACAAAGTACAGATCTTCACCGCTCTAGTTCACTCTATTGATAAATGTAAGGCTGAGCTCATTTGTGTGACTGAGCAGAAGCAAGAAGCTACAGAGCAGTGGGCTGAAGGTATCATTAAAGAACTGGAGCAAGAAATCACTGAGCTGAAGAGGATTAGCTCTGAGCTGGGGCAGCTGACACACACCAAGGACCATCTCCAACTCCTCCAGAGCTCCCCATCCTGGTGTCTCCCTGTAAAGGCCAAGGACTGGTCGGAGATCAGTGTTGAAAGCCACCTGCACATGGGGTACATGAAGAGAGCTGTATCTCAGCTGGAAGACAAACTGACGAGTGAGGTAAAGAGATTTCATAATGAGATGGAGAATGAGCTGAAGAAGTTGTGTGACGCTGAGATGGAGATTCCGCAGTATGCAGTGAATGTGACTCTGGACCCTGATACAGCATATCCTGAACTAATCCTGTCCGTGGATGGGAAACAAGTGAGGTGTGGGGACCAATCACAGAATCTCTCAAATAACCCAAAGAGGTTTACTTATATATACAGTGTCCTGGGGAAGGAGGGCTTCTCCTCAGGGAAATCTTACTATGAGGTACAGGTGAAGGGCAAGACTGAATGGGATGTAGGAGTGGCCACAGAATCCATCAATAGGCAGGAGTGGTTACCACTGAGCCATGAGGATGGAGTGTGGACTTTGGGGCTGAGTACAAATAATTACTATGAGGCTAATGACCCCAAAGTACAGCTGAGCCTGAAAAAGAAGCCCCAGACGGTGGGGGTGTTTGTGGATTATGAGGAGGGTCGGGTCTCCATTTATGATGTGGATGCCACTGCCAGATCTCACATCTGCTCTTTCACTGGCCACAAATTCACAGAGAAACTCTATCCATACTTCCACTGTGGGTATCCTGATGGTGAAAAAAACATAGCCCCTCTGGTCATCTCTCCTGTCAGTCAGATGACTGGCCCAGTGCTACATTAG